From a region of the uncultured Draconibacterium sp. genome:
- a CDS encoding MerR family transcriptional regulator: MRTEGYSIKDLETLSGIKAHTIRIWEKRYDLLKPERTDTNIRYYTDDDLKRMLNVSLLVRNGYKISKVAAWQEDDIKKTVLDVAKTKKSEEGYVDQLLLFMVNFDNLGFTALINEIIEKYGIEEAMQNIFFALFERIGTFWQVGSIFPAQEHYITNFIRRKLIAAIDAIGITNSKEKTILFYLPEEELHELSLLFYSYLAAKLGYNVIYLGQFVPFDDLEKLRSHVELDFIFTAFISPVLKENLEIYLEKLKELYQHQKVFITGWQIKEHAPKLPRNFKVVKDYREFKKYLG; encoded by the coding sequence ATGAGAACAGAAGGATATTCAATAAAAGATTTGGAGACCTTATCGGGTATAAAAGCGCACACCATTCGAATTTGGGAAAAGAGGTATGATTTACTGAAGCCCGAACGAACTGACACCAATATCAGGTATTACACTGATGACGATTTGAAACGAATGTTGAATGTTTCGTTATTGGTACGCAATGGATACAAAATTTCGAAGGTTGCTGCCTGGCAAGAAGACGACATAAAAAAAACTGTGCTTGATGTGGCCAAAACAAAAAAGTCGGAAGAAGGTTATGTCGATCAGCTTTTACTTTTTATGGTAAACTTTGATAATTTAGGATTTACGGCGCTGATAAACGAGATTATTGAAAAATATGGTATTGAAGAAGCAATGCAAAACATATTTTTTGCCTTATTCGAGCGCATTGGTACCTTTTGGCAGGTTGGTTCTATTTTTCCGGCGCAGGAACATTACATAACCAATTTTATCCGCCGTAAGTTAATTGCGGCTATCGATGCTATTGGTATCACCAATTCAAAAGAAAAGACCATTCTGTTTTATCTTCCCGAAGAAGAATTACATGAATTGAGTTTGTTGTTTTATTCGTACCTGGCGGCGAAGTTGGGGTACAATGTTATTTATCTTGGTCAATTTGTTCCATTTGACGACCTTGAGAAGCTTCGATCTCATGTGGAGCTGGATTTTATTTTTACCGCATTCATCAGCCCGGTTCTAAAGGAAAATTTGGAAATTTATCTTGAAAAGTTAAAAGAATTATATCAGCACCAAAAGGTGTTTATTACCGGTTGGCAGATAAAAGAACACGCACCCAAATTGCCTCGAAACTTTAAGGTGGTTAAAGATTATCGAGAATTTAAAAAGTACCTCGGATAA
- a CDS encoding isoaspartyl peptidase/L-asparaginase — MLKRTLFLVLFFVAGLLSVHAQKYAIVIHGGAGVMSKDKMNEEARANYKAKLNEALELGEQLLKDGAAATDVVVKVINVMENSPLFNAGKGAVFTHEGINELDASIMEGKTLNAGAVAGVQDIKNPINAAREVMENSEHVMLSGKGASEFAKQQGLEIVPNKYFYTERRYQSLQSLLKRERERTQKDNTGTVGCVVLDTHGNLCAGTSTGGMTNKKYGRIGDSPIIGAGTYANNKTCAVSCTGHGEYYIRLGFGRDISAMMEYQNLSVTEACKKEIDKLSELEGTGGVIGVDAEGNIAMEFNTSGMFRGYIKSSGEKEIAIFKNE; from the coding sequence ATGTTAAAACGAACTTTATTTCTCGTACTGTTTTTTGTGGCAGGTTTGCTCTCCGTTCATGCACAGAAATACGCCATTGTTATCCACGGAGGAGCCGGAGTTATGTCGAAAGACAAAATGAACGAAGAAGCCCGTGCCAATTATAAAGCAAAGTTAAACGAAGCACTCGAACTGGGCGAACAACTATTAAAGGATGGCGCCGCAGCTACCGATGTTGTGGTGAAAGTGATTAACGTGATGGAAAACTCGCCACTTTTTAATGCTGGCAAAGGAGCCGTATTTACGCACGAGGGAATAAACGAACTGGATGCCTCAATTATGGAAGGCAAAACACTAAATGCCGGAGCTGTTGCGGGCGTGCAGGATATTAAAAACCCGATAAATGCAGCGCGCGAGGTAATGGAGAACTCGGAACATGTAATGCTGAGTGGAAAAGGTGCTTCGGAGTTTGCCAAACAACAGGGACTTGAAATCGTTCCCAACAAATATTTTTACACCGAACGTCGTTACCAATCGCTGCAAAGTTTATTAAAACGCGAACGCGAGCGCACTCAAAAAGACAATACCGGAACGGTGGGTTGTGTCGTTCTTGATACACATGGAAATTTATGTGCAGGTACATCAACCGGCGGAATGACAAACAAAAAATATGGCCGTATTGGCGACTCGCCAATTATTGGAGCAGGTACATATGCCAACAATAAAACATGTGCTGTTTCGTGCACCGGTCATGGCGAATACTATATTCGGTTGGGCTTTGGACGCGATATTTCGGCAATGATGGAATACCAAAACCTGAGTGTTACCGAGGCCTGTAAAAAAGAAATCGATAAATTGAGCGAACTTGAAGGCACCGGGGGCGTTATTGGTGTTGATGCTGAAGGTAATATTGCCATGGAATTTAACACCAGCGGAATGTTTCGTGGTTACATTAAATCAAGCGGCGAAAAAGAAATTGCTATTTTTAAAAACGAATAA